A window of the Lactuca sativa cultivar Salinas chromosome 7, Lsat_Salinas_v11, whole genome shotgun sequence genome harbors these coding sequences:
- the LOC111906584 gene encoding wall-associated receptor kinase 2, whose amino-acid sequence MLPKSFMLVVSLLLWLHEARASLAKPGCQETCGNVTVPYPYGIGIGCYMHKSFEVSCNKSSPDVAHLWFVNHNKFPILEISMDSVRVTGNSRFNCNNSGNISTHVVQLDLHFSYSHKKNVYIAAGCNISAHFLSIGYGYFKEVGCVSNCITATATRSFTCNGSNGCCQSNIPIETSLFQAVILNHASEAPCNNVLVAEKEYVIVPNLYKLEDEYTYRFPVILNWVISLTSCHQARLRGDDVCGQNSRCVDSTHSLGHNCRCMKGYTGNPYLPTGCQGIIATVIGIIAIGAIGHWTYKELRRRKENKIKQEFFKRNGGYLLTQHISANKSHAIKLKIYSAKVIEKATIGFSQSRLLGKGGQGTVYKGFLTDGTIVAIKRSNIVDEDQVERFVNEVFILAQINHRNIVRLLGCCLEYEVPLLVYEYLSNGTLSQHLHDGAEVSKFSWKDRMRVARDVAGALFYLHSYASPAIFHRDVKPHNILLDQNYKAVVSDFGLSRSIPLSRTHLTTKIEGTFGYLDPEYFRSGQLTEKSDVYAFGVVLTELLTRRKVVSSINCGEGLVSRFQFLVKHNRVFEILDKQVLDEALMDDILLVTKLAKTCMKKNVKERPTMREVVIDLDKLKVVQLELPRKE is encoded by the exons ATGCTACCAAAATCTTTCATGCTTGTGGTATCATTATTGCTGTGGCTACACGAGGCACGAGCCTCCCTAGCGAAGCCTGGTTGCCAGGAGACATGCGGTAACGTAACTGTCCCATATCCATATGGCATTGGGATCGGTTGTTACATGCACAAGTCATTTGAAGTCTCGTGCAATAAATCATCACCAGATGTTGCTCATCTTTGGTTTGTGAATCATAATAAATTCCCCATTTTAGAAATATCTATGGATTCCGTACGTGTAACTGGTAATTCGCGTTTCAATTGTAATAATTCCGGAAATATATCAACTCATGTAGTTCAACTGGACCTACACTTCAGTTATTCACATAAAAAAAATGTCTACATAGCAGCGGGATGTAACATATCTGCTCATTTTCTATCAATCGGTTACGGGTATTTCAAAGAAGTTGGATGCGTTTCTAACTGTATCACAGCTACTGCTACTCGATCTTTCACTTGTAATGGCTCAAATGGTTGCTGCCAAAGTAATATTCCAATAGAAACAAGTTTATTTCAGGCTGTAATCTTAAATCATGCCAGTGAGGCACCATGTAATAATGTTCTTGTTGCGGAAAAGGAATATGTTATAGTACCAAATCTCTATAAACTCGAGGACGAATATACGTACAGGTTTCCCGTGATCTTAAATTGGGTTATCTCACTGACGAGTTGCCACCAAGCTCGCCTGAGAGGAGACGATGTATGTGGCCAGAACAGTCGCTGCGTTGACTCAACCCACAGCCTGGGACATAACTGCCGCTGCATGAAAGGTTACACTGGGAACCCATACCTTCCCACCGGATGTCAAG GAATTATTGCTACTGTAATTGGAATCATTGCTATTGGTGCTATTGGTCATTGGACATATAAAGAACTCCGCAGAAGAAAGGAAAATAAGATCAAGCAGGAGTTCTTTAAAAGGAACGGTGGATATCTATTGACGCAGCATATCTCAGCTAATAAATCACATGCAATTAAACTAAAAATTTATTCTGCGAAAGTGATAGAGAAGGCAACGATTGGTTTTAGTCAAAGTCGGTTACTTGGCAAGGGAGGACAAGGTACAGTGTATAAGGGTTTTTTGACAGATGGAACCATTGTAGCCATAAAGAGGTCAAACATAGTAGATGAAGACCAGGTAGAACGATTTGTTAATGAAGTTTTCATTCTTGCACAGATAAATCATAGGAATATAGTTAGACTGTTAGGTTGCTGTTTGGAATATGAAGTCCCATTATTGGTGTATGAGTATTTATCCAATGGCACCCTCTCACAACATCTTCATGATGGGGCAGAGGTTTCCAAATTCTCATGGAAAGATCGTATGCGAGTGGCAAGGGATGTTGCAGGAGCATTATTCTATTTGCACTCATATGCATCCCCAGCCATATTCCATAGGGATGTTAAGCCACATAACATCTTATTGGATCAGAACTACAAAGCTGTAGTGTCTGACTTTGGACTTTCAAGGTCAATACCTCTCAGCAGAACTCATCTAACTACAAAAATTGAAGGCACATTTGGATACTTGGATCCAGAGTACTTCCGGTCGGGGCAACTTACTGAAAAAAGTGATGTTTACGCCTTTGGTGTGGTACTTACCGAGCTCTTAACCAGAAGAAAAGTTGTATCTTCAATAAATTGTGGTGAAGGTCTGGTTTCACGTTTCCAGTTCTTAGTGAAACATAACCGCGTGTTTGAAATTTTAGACAAGCAAGTTCTGGATGAAGCTCTGATGGACGATATTCTTCTTGTCACCAAGCTTGCTAAGACATGCATGAAGAAGAATGTGAAGGAAAGACCAACCATGAGAGAGGTGGTCATCGATTTAGACAAATTAAAAGTAGTACAACTGGAACTTCCTCGTAAGGAGTGA